The Oryza brachyantha chromosome 6, ObraRS2, whole genome shotgun sequence region aaaaattatgtgtttTTATCTTTGTCGTAgagagtgattgtttgggtgtcTTATGGAAAAAGCCACAcggtatatttgaaaatacaaaattatttatgaataaaaacttcggtgaaaaaaacccTGAAAATAACCTTTAAATTTGAGattggaaatttaaattttgacttataagcataagcataaacgaaaagatggggtgttatttaaaataaattttgaatacatgtacatgtaagcagtaattaaaaaatttagtaatacACCTATGTCTGTGTGTTACAAGGTTGTGTGTTACAAGGTGgtatttagattgagaaaatttttagaagaaacgtcacgtcaaatatttgaccggatattggaaggggttttcggacacgaatgaaaaaacgaatttcacggctagcctagaaactgcgaggcgaatcttttgagcctaattaatccggcattagcatatgttggttactgtagcacttatggctaatcatggactaattaggctcaaaagatttgtcttaagatttcttccataactatgcaattagttttttggtttatctatttttaatactttatttaagtgtccaaattcgatgtgatatttttgaaaaaaaaatttggaaactaaacaaggcctaagttgAAAACACGTGATCAATGCAGCAAACaatcatctttttatttaaaagccaagaaaGAGTGAAGATAAAAACTTTTGAATTAATTCTGAAATTCAAGATTAATTGGAAACaaactaaattaattacaaCTGGGAAACCATGGTCagataagatttttttttctttctgaaatACTTCGATGGAATGTGGATGGGATGAGCATACATGGGTTTGGCATGAAACATGAACTAGCTTGTGGTACAAGCATTTCCGTTCCATGGATGTGACTTGCTGCTGCAGTCGTACGCACAGACGCACTGGGGGACGTTGATGCTATGGGCGCCAGCAAAACCGTGTGCTTTGTGCACAAACGGCATCCTCATTCTGGCAATACGGTGAATCCGAATTTCCTTTCATTGTTTTTCGGTTTGCTTGTCCagttaataaagaaaaaaaaaacaatcccatattattttttataaagaaaaccaaaaccatcTTTTGCTAGCATGTAAAACCATATGTTACTCTCGAAAGAACAGAGAAGAGACCTCATTGCAATGGCAGATAGAAGACAAGCAACGTATTGCATATCATTTTCTCCATTGCCATGCAGGGCATGGAATGTATGTTCATGGTCAGTTTTGCTTTGCCTTTTCCTCTACTCAACAAAGGGGGAGAGGCAAGgggtgaggaggaagggaaaccAATGGACTGGGAAAACCACAGTTGATTTCAGCCTAGAAGAAGCATTCTTTTCAGGTCATTGACCAGTGCTACTGGTGGCTGATGGTTGCtagtattttttcttttaaaaaaaatcactttctGGCTTTATGGTTACTAGGGATCCTCTTTCTTCTTAAGCAATGCCTAGTTGAAATATCAAGACAGTCCTGCCTTGACAAGCCATATTGTCCACCTTACCTTTGTGCCTCCCAGCAGCTCCAAAAGGAACGATCGAGAATATAATCTCCAAAAGCATGTTCACTTGAAGAAATTtatagagaaaacaaaaatacagaGACTTAAACAGAATGGATATATAATCGATTGattttcagttttaaaatCAGTTCCTTCCCCTAGGGATACAGCTGGACTGTTGTTATGGTACTGATCTTAAAATAACAAGCCTTTCTTTGCATAATTGTAGTTTGTCTCAACAATTCCATGAGCATGCAGAGAAATATTTCCAGCTGATGCAGATAACTTCAGTTCGTGACAACTGTCATAGTTGGAATTTCACATATGAATGGTAAGTGAACATTTATGATGTTAGCAAAACCATGCATACATAAAAGAACatgatttaagaaaaatatcagAGTCTGTATTTGTGTATGTGACAAGCAAATCATTTCTTGACCCATACTAGCAAGATAAAGGAATTTCCACTGTTCATATGGCCAGATGGGTAAGCCTTTAGAACCCTAGAAAGTAGACTAAAGCTAGCTCAACTGGAAGTGAAAAAAGCTTTCTTGAGGGAGGGGAAAGAATCCCAAAATTCAATCCTGGAAATGCCACTCAAAAGCTTCTTGAGGCAGGGGAAAGAACCCCAAAATTCAATGCTGGAAATGACACTTAAAAATACAGTACATAAATTACCTGGTGAACGGCTCAGGATTGAAGGAACACAGAATTAGCAAAAGATTCACGTGAGCAGCTTCTAGCAAAATGTCAAACACATTTCAAATCCTGATTTGATCCAAGGTAACAGTGGGCAAATTTCTGAATCTGACATCAACAATTGCCCTACTCATTCACAGGTTTCCAAAGTCCAACATACAGTTCTAGGTGCTACAGTAGGGATGAAAAACTATGTATACTTAGTATAGAGGCTAAGATGGAATTATTCAATTTGAGACCAGGCACACTATTCAAGGATTCTGATCAGaaccaaaattaacaaaacaaGGGGCAGCCCACAAACCCTAGCATCAATTTTGAAGCACATTTACTCCAACATATATCGTTTTCCAATGCACAACAATAACCACCTGACAGTTTCCCATGATAATTCAGTGACCAGCATGCTTCGTGTCGAACTCAATCTGAAGAAAACATATTGTGGATAATATGAACTATGGGTATTCACACCACCTGACTATTCGTATACGGTAGAGGGTGTACAGATATAGAGTTAATACCATATACGGTTCAACTCAGGTAAAGAAAATCTTGCATCTTACAGCCAATCTAGTAAACCCAGCCAATTCATGAACTTGGAAACAGAATTGTAACTTTGTAAATCAAATGAATTTGACAAGTCCATTCCTCACGTTAAGCTTAGATGGTTAACACCAATAGGCATGGAAACCCCCTATGTTTAACTGATGATGATCCAAACACAGggcaatagaaaaaaaactagatgCTGTTCCGCTAGAATATACCGTTGACATTGTCAACTACTCTATTTACATAACAGATAAAAACTacattatttgattttgatgcCAAATAAATTTAGGAGCTCTTCTCAACGAGTGAtacaaaaaagagaaaatctataAGAGATAATGTAGAAGTTTTGAATCCTACCTGAAGCATaaaagtgataaaaaaattgaatgctGCAATTCTGCtagaaaaatacatacatTATCTGCAAAGATTTGATATTTCATCTTCACTCACCAGTTTTGCATCTACTGAATGTCAAATTTTGATACAAGGTGAATAAACCATTAAGCACTAACTAAAGAATGTGTACATATTTCAAATTTCCTTTTCTAAAGCAATCAGCTTCACTTCTTTGCCAAAAATTTAGCAAAGAATAGCAGTAAACCTTTTGTCTACTGATATTCCATGTTCACTCCACCCTTTTTTCACGTAATCTGAAACATGACTCTGTACACATATGCTGTTGAGATTGCAGCCTCAAATTTCCATGGGATTACTCACTAAATCTGAGCTGTATATAACCAACTATTTGCTCTTTCCACACTGATCAACAGGTTAAACTTCAGTGGCATGTACCTACTTTGAAGTAACAGGCAATGTTTGTGGTAATTCAACAAGCATGTTCACTGGCATAAAATACATCTGCAGAGAGATTATGCAGATGACAATGCCTAGGAAAAGCTGCAAGAGGTTATAAAGCATGTATAAGTATGTACAGATATCTACATGGTTACATTTGTaacatgcaaaaaagaaaattgaaacGAATAGAAGGGCCCCTGAAAACGAGGTACCTGAAGTGTAGCTCTCACATTGAAAAGATATATTGACAATACCATTGTTAAAAGCATCGCCATTGAAGTTGAGTACACCTGTCAAAATAGAGGTTCATAAAACAATCCTTCAACTTCAATTGTATGAGACGACAAAAAGGCACATCTTTCTTACTATCAACAGATTTGTGATAGTATTAACACTTAGCTTAAGCCAAATACTAGTACCACTGAAAAACATCTATTAATTTCAATGAATTTTACCACAGATCATACTGTCTCTATTTGGACTATTGACAGGAAAAAGGAGTTATCAAGGAGCACCCAGTAGAAGGCACTGACCTTGCTCAACCAGAGAGACAAAAGAGAACAAAAGTAAACAGCTCACAAAAAAGTAACTAGTTCAGTAGGGTGAAAATCTTATGTTTAGCAGCATACATGAATAACCAAATAATCTGGCCTCATCTTTCCATGTTTtcctaaagaaaaacataaagtACTAATAAAGCATGTTCTCTAAAGGTTGATGAGTAGGGTCACAAATTTTCTTTCGCAAATAGCAAATACGTAATTGGCATGCAACCAAATACACACAACCAATTTGCACTGCAGGCATTAGAATCAGGCATATCTCAACTCTTTTGCATGTGTGTATATGTAAGTGGATGACTGACCCCATGCAATCATCCATGGATTTAGGTCAGgtcataacttatttttgtatttttgaacTTGGTATCTCACAGTATACAGGTATCATGCTAGTAAGATGAAAAATTTGCTGCACTgctaacatttaaaataaactatttcacCTTGACTATATTGTCGGAATACTTCATCAACCATGAGACTAGCAGGCCAGTAGACCCTAAATTGAACACAACCATCCATGTTGTGATAGAATAGCCATTAAACAGACGCTGCCACCATGGACCCCTCTCAAATCCAGCTTTGAAGTCACCATAAATAAGCCATCCCATGTTGAATATAACACCAAACCTGACAGCACATAAGATGGTGTGACAACACATCTGATAGCTTTAACATTGTTTTGATGCAATCAGATGCATAATCAGAAAATATGCACACTGAAAATAGGAAAGAAATTTGGCATGTGCAGGTCTTGACAAGACCAGAGATAGATATAGATACCTACGTATATAATTGCACATTTTGCCAGTACAGACTATCATTGTTCTTCTTCATCAAATATTCAGTGTAGACACCAGCTAATGCAGAAAGGCAAGCAGAAAGTATCCCAAGCATGTAACCCTGCAATGGGGCTGAAAAAAGAGAATCACATGGAGCATCGCCACATCCTTTAACCtgtaagagagagaaaggatgTGACCAAATTTAGTGACTAACACAGAGTAAAACATCCaatgaaaaattaatgatatCACAGTGTATTTTgacattaaaaaaaggaaaagaagattctattcaaaaataaagtgGATCTTTCCTACACATTCAATAGCTTATGATCATTTAATAGCcagtttagaaatatttttttttatagattttggcCCACGCAATATAAAAAAGGGCCAGTTTTTTTAGTCAGACCACCAGTCCATGTTTCGTAATATGCGTGTATGACAGTAGGAGGATTTGTCTGTGGCAATATGAGCATACCCCAATAGTAAACAAAAGTGAATAAAGTCTCAAAATATTCACAAACCTGACTTGTAGTTGTTCCAACAGCAAGTAAAACTACTGCCATCCATTGTAGATTTGACAACTTCCGCTTTAAGACAAGCCTAAACAGTTTGGGGAGAAAAGGAGCTCAAATCAATCAAGGAGAAGATCAAGcacagaaaataaatttcagcatTATGGCTGGTCTGAATGAACTGTCAATATCTGGTTAAAATGCTATCAATTGCTCAACTGTCACAAATTTCATGTCTCCACAACACTGTTTGCAGTTACTTCCTCAacctcaaccaatcacaaccatcccCCATTAAATTTTGTCCTCCCATTAATCCCTGTGAAAAGTTCTAAAGGTatctatattttgggatggaacGACTACTAGTTAAAATTCTTACTTTGAGCAGCAAGCCAatgagaaatgaaaaaaaaaatgtacaagTATTCCAGTGAATTGATTGCTGTGTAGCAAATTGAACTATTTTATGacctgaaaaacaaaacattaagTCAATGGAGTAGTCCAACACCCATATACTATGTTAGTGATTTCCAGGATCAACGCAAAccataaacaacaaaaaagtgCTGTACAGTAAATCATCAGAATAGTTGTGaatatagaatttaaattataaagaaTTATTTAGCATTCAGattatatatgctaataacaattggttttaTGGGTAAGCTGCTTACAAATATTATACAAGCTAAAAGTCTATATCGTATATGTTATTTTGGATCAGTCTTTGACTACTTTCAAAGTGAAGAACACACATGAAGTGTGAATTTTATCAACATGAAGCAGACCATACAAGTACATTTATGTATTCTACCATGCCAATGATATCTGGAAGAATAACAGTGGAAATATTTGACATGAAGGTACAAATGAGACACCTGAACAAAATTCCAGTTGTGACAATTTTCAGGTTTCCCATTATCTGATAGGTAGATGGATCAACATAGGTCAAGGTAGCAAATTGCACGTTGTTGTGGATGAGATATATGACCGAAGGAACAAGGTATAGTCTTATACTCCTCCACTCTTTTGTCATCCTTGGTGGCGATGAAGACTGGGATTCCTTCCAAAGGAAGAAGCTTGAGACAGACAGCTGTATTGGTAACAGGTTAAAATCAGCACAgggaataaataataaatgaatattGTCTCCTACATTTCTGCAGTTATTAAGATAAAAACAGACATCACTACAGACTAGCATAACTTCAAGGGAATAGCAGTATACATGTACCTTGAAAAGTTCTGCAAGAAATGGAATTGTTGCATAGTCATACTTATATTTGCCATTGCTCTGTGAGAGTGTAGTCAAGATACCCTGCACGTATGCAAGATAATTAGAAACACTTGAACTCAGAAACCAAATCAAGCAATTGAGAAAAACCAAGTAATGTGCAGCTTCCAGgataattaaactatgatcTCGGAGATTGCTTGTTCACCTCCAAACATTGGGCTTTCTACATCATACTAATCAATTTTGTCCTGTGAGTTGTTCTGGTTTGGCTCTTGGAATCGACCATTTCAGTGACAGGCTATTCTGTTGTACTCTTCTGGAGGCTAACTAGATATGTTAAAACGAAGTTCATCAATTCTGGTGCATGGTTACCACCGCCAGGGTAGCCCAAAGGAGACACTCGTCATCTTAACCTCCCTGATGTCACACTATTTCTAGACTAGTCTTTTTGGTCAGGTCTTAAAGCTAGGTTGCGCTTTGCAGATTATTCACGTTCTTAATTTCTTGTGCATCTAATTTCTGGgtttcttctcttttattcTCAGAAGGATATtctactcctttttttttccattactGGAATTGACTGCAAGTTTGTTTCTGTTTGGAACACAAGGAGCTGGGCAAAATAACCAGAATCACCCAGATTCTTGCCTGGGGTGAAAAATAGCCTCCTTCATGACACATTGCTGCACGGAATGGCATGTTCTAGCTATGGAATTGATAGGTTTGGTCTACATTGGGCATCCCCAGAACCACATTCgcatcaaaatcaacatttTCCAAACAATAAGTCTGTTCTTACATTGGTCATCCCCATGACCATTCACATCGAAATCAAGACTTTCCAAACTACTGGTTATTTCCTACTGCAGGATTCCACCAGAAGCCATCCGACACCACCGCAGATCGAAGAAGCAGCCGCCTCGCCCAGAAACCCAAATCCGCGCACCAAAACCGAAGCTGTCGTCGTCTCTCGGCAGATCTGGACCGCCCGCTCTAAAGCGATCGAGTCACCGGAAGAGGGAATGGGGTacaagagagaggaggcggggggAGGGGGCTTGCCTGCGAGCTTGTGAGGACGGTGAGGAGCGCGGCCACCAGGTACCACTGCATCGTCTTcgcttcggcttcggcttCTCCGccgctctctctccctccctccctcgtgGTCACCGTCCGCTTTGTGGGGGAGCGAGGATATCGGCGCTGGTTGTagcgcagcagcggcagcggagTCGGCaaggtgcggcggcggcggcctacttggctcggctcggcggCAATGTGGCGCTGGACCTAACTCCACTAGTAGGGGACCTAGTTGGGCCGGAGCCTGACAGCCGCGTGGAGGAAAACGGAgcgacggccacggcggcggaggctagCTGAGGAAGAGGCGACGATCGCCGACGTGGGAcgctccggcggcggtggcggtggcggcgggcggggagCGCTGCCCGAGGCCGTccgtctttttgttttttctgagGCTGGGCTCGGGattactttttttcttctgggCTGTAATGGGCCGTCCACGCGCATAAGAATTGGTTCATATAATTTTCGTATTATTTGGAGGCAATGTCGATGGTTTTATAATGATAAACCGCAGCTTGAGCTGGAAAACAGAGGCCAACGACACGGTTTGCAATTTTcgcatccatatttttttcccagCGTTACGTTGCTGTCGTGTATATGTTTATCGttctataataaataatagaatagTGGCTAGGTCTACAAATCagataataaaactatttctcTTGAAACGACACGAGAAGATGGTCCCTTCGTGTTCAGAAAATTTAGACATTCACCGATTGTATTATAGTGTCCTAGTTTGCGTTGAAGAAAGTGGTTCCACGTTACCGGCACGCTAACCGGCGGCAAAAGATTCACAGGTATTGATGGTGTGACCAATGAGATACATATCGATGGTAcacatataattaaaattttgatcaccACTTGGCTGAATACAGTATATTACGAGTGCTTTTATATTAGAGTTTGTATCAAATATGTGTATTTAGTCGGTTACAAATTAGACTTAGAGTTTTCATAGATATTATGATAGAATTAGAATTGGACAAAATCCTAAGCTTGGTCTTGGATGGATATATGTCGTAATTGTGTTGGATAGGGAGAAGTGCATTATTCGTGTCTCGGGTATGTAAGATTTAGCTTAGCGTCGTTAATGCCTTTGTATCGTCAttatgttttgactttttctaaCAAGCACATCGTGTTTGGATCTTCTACGGTGTGTTTGTGCCTTTGGCTATCCATGCCAATTTCGATACCGGTTTATAACATTCTATGAAAATGTTAatcatatgtttattttttagtagaATAAAATAAGGCACTCCTTTACTCTAGTTCTACATGGTTGATGGCACAATCGCAAGAAGCactaaggccacgttcggcgaGGGGGTCtattagttaacttatactgtgcggaaaacgtagtaatagattagtacatgattaattaattattaattattaaaaaatataacatagattaatatgatttttaaacaacttttctatagaaatttttttaaaaaatacaccgtttaacagttcgggaagcgtacgcgcggaaaacgagaaagataagttaactagcaGGTGGAGATGAACTCGGCCTAGGTAGTCGAGTTGGCACCAGATGCCATGACGCGCAAGGAGAAGACCCACTCATCTGATGTCAAAAGGCTTACCTAAACTCAGACTCAGTGAGTTCTCATTCAAGAACATCCAAAGGTACCTCATCTGATTTCTCATCCACATCCTCAAAagaatctttggacatattTTACAGAATTAAGTTGTGCAAAGGAGCACAAgccattataatttgataGCGAGTTTTGGTAGAAAAATAGGATGGAGCCCTTAAAATACCCCCAACGAACGTTGAGTCTTTGAAAAGACGTCTCTACACTATTTCTAACACTTGTATGCCTCATGTTAAAGTACACCTCTACACTATGCGATGAGTCAAGTATTGTGAAACACCCAAGATGGTACCTTTGGCCTTAGTAAGGGGATAGaaaaccattcattttatataaTCAACGTAAGAAAGGTAATAGCGACCTTTTAAGTCTATAAAAATGATAGAATTATcagtaaaataaatgtatgGAATGTCAAGATTCACAAATAAATCCGTCAAACAAAAGCTCACCTTGAGGGACACTAAGCTCGTCCAACCTATGAACTGCATTGCAAAGGACATGACCATCATGTTTAAAACCCTCCCAACCGGGTAGCAACTAAACAAATTGCATATATGGTACACAGACATCTAATAAATCTGTAATAATATCTCCTTTTCTGgacctatatttttcttttatcctgGATAGGacaattacttttatttatgtaccATCCAATGCAACTAGGCAATTCTATAATGCAAAACCAATCAACAACATAGAGTGCAATCTATAGTGGTGAAATGTGATTTATTTTCCTTGAAATGTGTAACATACTAACATCCCCAAATTCATAAGACTGGTAAAATAAATTGTCTCGAcatttttgcaattattttatgaaaattcctaaaattgcaatttaaatatatatatatatatatctctctcttctctggGCCAATCTGTCACTCGGCGACACACCCGTGCCCGCACCCCACTGCCTACACCACCTCCCGTCACGCGTCGCTAACCCCCATGCCTAGCCTTGCACTGTGTGTTGGCATGCGTCGcatcgttgtcgtcgtcgtgaCGTCGTCCCTCCCCACGTCACCCATGCCTATGTCAGCCTCCTCATGCCCTGCACCGCAAGTCATGTCGCGTTGCTGTCACCATCCCATGcatgcccgcgcccgcgcccaccGCAGGCTACACCGCCTATAAAAGGGGAGGTAGCCAACTCTCTCCATCCCACTCCACCACCACTGccaccctcctctctcttccccctCGAGCGTCGCTTTGCTGTTGTCTGTGCCGCTGCCGCTAGTGACTGGTAAGCCACTCCCTTCCCCCATTGTTTTTCTTCCTCTCCGCCTGTTGGGCCGGTGGGCCACTTGGCCTTGTTGGACAGGCCACCAAGCCGCTCATGTTGTGCTCCTAGGTCATCGGCTGCTCGTGCCCCACTGGGCCGACTGCATGCGGGCCTCCACCATGTGCAGTTGGGCCGCCTACAAGCCACCACAGCCTGCGCgtgctccccccccccctcctctcGGATGGGTGGGCCACCAAGCCAGCCCAGCTGGGAGACCCTTCATACattgtatgttttcttttatttccttcctcttttattttttctcagaACAATGCatacatgattagttataCTATGttttactacctctgtccgaaaataagtttattttccgatttctatgtccaacgtttgactattcattttatttaaaaaatttatagaaaaacttaaaaaaatagtcacgcgtaaaatactattcatgttttatcatccagTGACAGTAAGAatattaattgaaaaaaaattcaaataagacgaagagtcaaacattgtattcaaaaaactgaaaaatgaacttattaaGTAACTTTCAGAGGTTTACATCATTTAATTCAATAAATCTATttagtaaatatatacataatctATAATTCAACTTTGAAAAGGCTTATGACCTTTAGACTATAGATCCATTGGGTATAAGTAAATAATCTACTAATCAACTTCAAAAacccttatatttttaaaacataattctgttataaataaatttgaatccatACTTTTATTTAAGCATGATTCGGggttaaatttttattgatttaatttgaATTCCCACTGAATTCGAATCTAAATCTTTCTTTCGCATTTATTTTAGACCCAAGCGACACAGTCAAGTTGAGTGTGGACCTAGATTCGCAAGGCTTCGAGCAAGGCAAGTTATCACACCCGTTTGACCATGTTGAACCTAAATtgtgaaattattttgttttaatcaCTGATTGTTATATATACCGTGCCTTGATATAGATTATCTTGTTTACCTTATATCCTATTTAcgcaaatatattataatcaaTTTATGGCAATCCTTAgcttaatatattaaaatcagATCTGAAGGACTTCCACGATGCTGGGTAGAGCTAGGAATATGACCAGACTCATCATTGACCTTTGTACAAATATCATGTGGTTTCTAGCACCGGCACTTCGATGAAATGAGTTGTTACATCTGATGAGTCTGAATTGATCCTTGTCAAAATCTTATCTTTGTGTATTTACTTTTGGCATGCACAATCATGTTTCTTGCCCCCCAAGATTTCTTTGCATATATGAGGTCTAAAATATGAGAGAAGAGTGATTTTTAACTCCTTTTAGATCAACAGGCGGCCTTGTGTGTAGCAGTTATATTAGACTAGGAATGGTTTGCAGGTAAGGTAATGCTGTTCACCAGGCTGTACTGATGATATCCAATTTTGGTGAGCAAAAAGATAAATGTATTGGCTGTGAGAGTGCCCAATCATTCCTCATGTAGTCATTTATACAGGAGTTTCATTTGTTGATGTTAGATTTCTGGAGAGCCTGTGGAGGCATACATCAGAATTCCATAGAGAACATTATGAATAAAGATGCCAGACACTCGAGCCATAGAAATCAGAGAATAGAAACAGGTTGCTATTTGAGTGGAAGgatttcaaagaaaaatccTTACTAATTTTACAGGGTTCTATTCTTGAtttaagtctattttttattaccgaattgaaattttttgaagtAATTTATCCTAATAGATTGTTTTTCCTCTTGGGCTTCAAAGGACACCAAACAATGCactacctccgtttcgtattataaaactttctggatttacttagattcatccatatatcaatatatatattttatatatgtgtctagattcattagcacacatatgaatctagataagtctagaaagttttataatataaaatggaggaatAGTCAATATAGCTAAAACCACACTTGCGAACAAAGTTAATTCATAGGGGTTTTAAAACCGCTATCTATGAAATATAAGCAGCACCA contains the following coding sequences:
- the LOC102721851 gene encoding CMP-sialic acid transporter 1, which encodes MQWYLVAALLTVLTSSQGILTTLSQSNGKYKYDYATIPFLAELFKLSVSSFFLWKESQSSSPPRMTKEWRSIRLYLVPSVIYLIHNNVQFATLTYVDPSTYQIMGNLKIVTTGILFRLVLKRKLSNLQWMAVVLLAVGTTTSQVKGCGDAPCDSLFSAPLQGYMLGILSACLSALAGVYTEYLMKKNNDSLYWQNVQLYTFGVIFNMGWLIYGDFKAGFERGPWWQRLFNGYSITTWMVVFNLGSTGLLVSWLMKYSDNIVKVYSTSMAMLLTMVLSIYLFNVRATLQLFLGIVICIISLQMYFMPVNMLVELPQTLPVTSK